One region of Quercus lobata isolate SW786 chromosome 2, ValleyOak3.0 Primary Assembly, whole genome shotgun sequence genomic DNA includes:
- the LOC115966434 gene encoding uncharacterized protein LOC115966434: MCESRIGRNMEAYIDDMVIKSSLVLVRNKDRIQRLIYYVSKSLQEAETRYLPLEKAVLAIVHSTRNLPYYFQAHTIVVLTQLPLQALLRISDYTGRIAKWGTRLGAYDVKYMPRATIKGQILANFVAKFTKSTPMKEEAVMGALLMPAVVIPPWEVYTDRASNRKGAGIRVVLITPEKLIMEKSLRLGFLATNNKAEYEALLAGVAMVKQLGGEVVELYSNSRLVMGQVNEDFKAQDEMMQGYLAKVQSARPQFKGFVLKQIPRGQNSHANSLAMLATSLGSSLPWVFVVEDMDSSCLTRVSLIGVYSLHVGPSWMDPIVTFLKQGLLLEDKCKAKKVHRSASHYWLSKKQKLYKRIYSGSYLLYMHLEAVEPLLEELHEGICGSHTGGRSLAHRALTQVYW; this comes from the exons ATGTGTGAGTCACGGATTGGGAGGAATATGGAGGCctacattgatgacatggtaaTAAAGAGCAG CCTCGTCCTGGTCAGAAACAAGGACAGAATTCAGAGGCTCATCTACTACGTTAGTAAATCTTTACAGGAGGCTGAGACACGCTATCTACCATTGGAGAAGGCGGTGTTGGCTATAGTGCATTCCACTAGGAATCTTCCTTAttactttcaagcccacactATTGTGGTGCTCACCCAACTCCCTTTACAAGCTCTTCTAAGGATATCGGATTATACTGGcaggattgctaaatggggaACTAGGCTGGGAGCCTATGAtgtcaagtacatgcctcgggCTACCATAAAGGGACAAATCCTAGCAAACTTTGTGGCAAAATTCACCAAAAGTACTCCCATGAAGGAGGAAGCAGTTATGGGGGCATTACTTATGCCGGCCGTTGTTATTCCCCCGTGGGAGGTTTACACAGATAGAGCATCTAACCGAAAGGGAGCAGGAATAAGGGTTGTATTAATTACTCCTGAGAAGCTAATAATGGAGAAATCGTTACGATTGGGTTTCCTAGCCACCAATAATAAGGCCGAGTACGAGGCCCTGTTAGCCGGAGTAGCTATGGTCAAACAGTTAGGTGGAGAAGTGGTAGAGTTGTACTCTAATTCTAGACTGGTCATGGGCCAAGTCAATGAAGACTTTAAAGCTCAAGATGAAATGATGCAGGGGTATCTTGCTAAGGTGCAGAGTGCCCGGCCTCAATTTAAGGGTTTTGTATTGAAGCAAATCCCTAGGGGACAAAACTCACATGCGAATTCTTTGGCAATGCTAGCAACTTCTCTGGGATCAAGTCTTCcttgggtttttgttgttgaggATATGGATAGCTCTTGTCTTACAAGGGTATCTTTGATAGGGGTGTATAGCCTCCATGTAGGGCcaagctggatggaccctatagtAACCTTTTTGAAGCAAGGATTGTTACTCGAGGACAAGTGTAAGGCAAAGAAGGTACATAGAAGTGCCTCTCACTACTGGCTATCTAAAAAGCAGAAGTTGTACAAACGCATTTACTCAGGATCgtatttattatacatgcatTTAGAAGCAGTGGAACCCTTGTTGGAAGAATTACATGAGGGCATATGTGGGAGTCATACAGGGGGTAGGTCTTTGGCGCATAGGGCCCTCACCCAGGTGTACTGGTGA